The Dunckerocampus dactyliophorus isolate RoL2022-P2 chromosome 13, RoL_Ddac_1.1, whole genome shotgun sequence genome window below encodes:
- the LOC129192248 gene encoding ELAV-like protein 1 isoform X2, whose protein sequence is MTQKDVEDMFTHYGRIINSRVLVDQTTGMSRGVAFIRFDKRTEAEEAVKNLNGQKPHGSSDPIAVRFAANPNQVKNTQIISHLYHNQSRRFPGPMHHQAQRFRFSPMSVDHMGGVPGNPASGWCIFIYNLNQDADESVLWQMFGPFGAVTNVKVIRDFNTNKCKGFGFVTMTNYEEAAMAIASLNGYRLGDKTLQVSFKTSKGHK, encoded by the exons ATGACCCAAAAGGACGTGGAGGACATGTTTACGCATTACGGTCGCATCATAAATTCCCGTGTGCTCGTTGATCAGACCACAG GCATGTCCCGTGGGGTGGCGTTTATCCGCTTTGACAAGCGGACAGAGGCCGAGGAGGCGGTCAAAAACCTCAACGGTCAAAAGCCGCACGGGTCCTCGGACCCCATCGCGGTGAGGTTTGCTGCCAACCCCAATCAGGTGAAGAACACCCAGATCATCTCTCATCTCTACCACAACCAGTCCAGACGCTTTCCTGGACCCATGCACCACCAGGCCCAGCGCTTCAG ATTCTCCCCAATGAGCGTGGACCACATGGGCGGTGTCCCCGGCAACCCCGCCTCCGGCTGGTGCATCTTCATCTATAACCTCAACCAGGATGCCGACGAGAGCGTCCTCTGGCAGATGTTTGGGCCCTTCGGTGCCGTCACCAACGTCAAGGTGATCCGTGACTTCAACACCAACAAGTGCAAAGGCTTCGGCTTCGTCACCATGACCAACTACGAGGAGGCGGCCATGGCCATCGCCAGCCTCAACGGCTACCGGCTCGGAGACAAGACACTGCAAGTGTCCTTCAAGACCAGCAAGGGCCACAAGTAG
- the LOC129192247 gene encoding excitatory amino acid transporter 5-like, with amino-acid sequence MELCKKMLPNVIPMKIRAYVNDYCRRNGLLTLSVFAVVTGCALGFILRSLNLSTQAKIYFSFPGELLMRMLKMLILPLITSSLMSGLSAMDTKASGRLGVLTITYYLWTTFIAVIVGIVLVLIIHPGTGAEKDGHHSSSGPVMTSADALLDLIRNMIPSNLIEATFQQYRTDLVPIVQSSNIKESQANYVYVMPDYHNPRLGHPVFLEITPAPDINYKIVPSTSKGMNVLGIVIFSAAMGLLLGKMGERGAPLVNVCQCINECVMKIINAAMWYFPFGIVFLVAGKILDMHDPAHLGEKLGMYFITVLSGLFVHGLILLPLFYFFFTRKNPFTFIRGLLQALVIALATSSSSATLPITMKCLLENCGVDRQIARFVLPVGATINMDGTALYEAVAAIFIAQVNEYDLDFGQLVTISITATAASIGAAGIPQAGLVTMVIVLTSVGLPPADISLIVAIDWVLDRFRTMINVLGDALAAGIMAHVCKKDFERAAATATTASSVVSNGGGSKRRDTVISVGNQSVTLSDAPLMAHRCDFVFEVDGDNILEKPVTCYNLCQV; translated from the exons ATGGAGTTGTGTAAGAAAATGTTGCCCAACGTGATACCGATGAAGATCAGAGCGTACGTGAACGACTACTGCAGGAGGAACGGCCTACTGACTCTCTCTGTGTTTGCGGTGGTGACGGGCTGCGCGCTCGGATTCATCCTGAGGTCACTCAACCTGTCTACACAG GCCAAGATCTACTTCTCCTTCCCTGGGgaactgctgatgaggatgttaAAAATGCTGATTCTGCCTCTCATCACGTCCAG TCTTATGTCCGGTTTGTCAGCCATGGACACGAAAGCCAGCGGTCGTCTGGGGGTCCTGACCATCACCTACTACCTGTGGACAACCTTCATCGCCGTCATCGTCGGCATCGTGCTTGTCCTCATCATCCACCCGGGGACAGGCGCTGAGAAGGACGGCCACCACTCGAGCTCGGGTCCTGTTATGACTTCAGCTGATGCTCTTCTGGACCTCATCAG GAACATGATCCCTTCCAATCTCATCGAAGCAACCTTCCAGCAG TACCGAACAGACCTGGTACCCATCGTGCAGAGCTCCAACATCAAAGAGTCGCAGGCTAACTACGTGTACGTCATGCCCGACTACCACAACCCTCGCCTGGGCCACCCGGTCTTCCTGGAGATCACCCCGGCCCCCGACATCAACTACAAGATTGTTCCCAGTACCAGCAAGGGCATGAACGTCCTGGGGATCGTCATCTTCTCAGCCGCCATGG GTCTGCTGCTGGGGAAGATGGGAGAGCGAGGAGCCCCGCTGGTCAACGTGTGCCAGTGCATCAACGAGTGCGTCATGAAGATCattaacgcagccatgtg GTACTTCCCTTTCGGAATCGTGTTCCTGGTGGCAGGGAAGATTCTGGACATGCATGACCCGGCTCACTTGGGGGAGAAACTGGGCATGTACTTCATCACGGTTCTGTCTGGCCTCTTTGTGCACGGCCTCATCTTGCTGCCCCTCTTCTACTTCTTCTTCACCCGCAAAAACCCCTTCACCTTCATCAGGGGCCTGCTGCAAGCTCTCGTCATCGCCTTGGCTACCTCTTCAAG CTCGGCCACTCTGCCGATCACCATGAAGTGTCTGTTGGAAAACTGTGGTGTGGACCGGCAGATTGCTCGCTTCGTTCTACCTGTGGGGGCAACCATCAACATGGACGGCACGGCCTTGTATGAGGCGGTGGCGGCCATCTTCATAGCTCAAGTCAACGAGTATGACTTGGACTTTGGTCAGCTGGTCACCATTAG CATAACCGCCACAGCAGCAAGCATCGGGGCAGCAGGAATACCTCAAGCTGGTCTGGTGACCATGGTGATAGTCCTGACCTCTGTGGGGTTGCCGCCTGCTGACATCTCTCTGATTGTGGCCATTGATTGGGTTCT CGATCGCTTCAGGACGATGATCAATGTCCTCGGCGATGCCTTAGCGGCCGGAATCATGGCGCATGTATGCAAGAAAGACTTCGAGAGGGCGGCAGCTACAGCCACCACCGCCTCGTCCGTTGTCAGTAACGGAGGAGGATCCAAAAGG AGAGACACAGTGATCTCGGTGGGTAACCAGAGCGTGACGCTGTCTGACGCGCCCCTGATGGCACACCGCTGCGACTTTGTATTTGAGGTGGACGGGGACAACATCCTGGAGAAACCTGTGACCTGCTACAACCTCTGCCAAGTCTAG